Below is a window of Kiritimatiellia bacterium DNA.
GAAAAGGTGATTCATGGGCGTTATCCTGCCCACGCGATCCTCGGCGAGGAGGGCTCCGCCGGCGAACGGGAGTCGGACATTTTGTGGATCGTGGACCCCCTCGACGGCACCGTGAACTTCTCGCATGGTCTGCCCTATTGGTGCCATTCGGTTGCGGTGCGGGTTCGCGGCGAGACGGTGGCCGCGGCGGTGTATTCGCCGCCGCTGGACGAGCTATACACGGCGGTGGTTGGCGATGCCGCGAGGCGAAACGGCGCGGTAATCCATGTTTCGGACGTAGCGCGCCTTGGCGATGCCGTCATTCTCACCGGCCTGGAAAAAAATTTCGACCAGTATGCGCAGTCCCTCGAAGTGGCCCGTGCCATTGCATCGAGGGCACAAAAGCTGCGCCTGATGGGCGCTGCGGCGCTGGATTTGTGCCAGGTGGCGTGCGGGCGCGCGGATGGTTTTTATGAGTCGGGATTGAACGTGTGGGACATGGCGGCGGGCGACCTGATTTGCCGGCTTGCGGGCGCGTCAACGCGTATCGTGGCAAAACTCAGCGAGACCAAATTGCGATACCTCGCGACCAACGGCCGAATCGAAGCGGAGCTGATGGGCCTGTTGTCCTCCTATGGAGTCTGGCTTGAAGGAGGGCAGGGCGCTTGAACGAGCGGATCGCTCTCCGCCTGATCTATGCGGTTTCGGGCGTGTTGCTCGTGGCGGTCGCCGTCATTTACAACCTGCCGAAAGCGGAGCAAATTCCGCCGTTCGTGCGGTGGCTGCCGCGGCTCAACGCC
It encodes the following:
- a CDS encoding inositol monophosphatase, giving the protein MDSDLVDSLSRRPDSGGRVTEPPFFELLACAVEAVRRAGEHARQNGHRRSEVVSRSAHDVKLALDHECQQVIEKVIHGRYPAHAILGEEGSAGERESDILWIVDPLDGTVNFSHGLPYWCHSVAVRVRGETVAAAVYSPPLDELYTAVVGDAARRNGAVIHVSDVARLGDAVILTGLEKNFDQYAQSLEVARAIASRAQKLRLMGAAALDLCQVACGRADGFYESGLNVWDMAAGDLICRLAGASTRIVAKLSETKLRYLATNGRIEAELMGLLSSYGVWLEGGQGA